A single Fusobacterium hominis DNA region contains:
- a CDS encoding DUF1858 domain-containing protein → MVDKNTNILVAVQNYPIIREVFAKYGLGCVGCMIASGETLGEGITAHGLNADEVIAEINRVISEKK, encoded by the coding sequence ATGGTAGATAAAAATACAAATATTTTAGTAGCAGTTCAAAATTATCCAATCATCAGAGAAGTATTTGCTAAATACGGACTTGGATGCGTAGGATGTATGATAGCTTCTGGAGAAACTTTAGGAGAAGGAATTACAGCTCACGGATTAAATGCTGATGAAGTAATTGCTGAAATCAACAGAGTAATATCTGAAAAAAAATAG
- a CDS encoding DeoR/GlpR family DNA-binding transcription regulator gives MLNIERYNIILELIEKRKNIKLNEIVEELNISEATARRDLNYLEQEGKIKRVHGGAILVETQEESLDYKKLINYTEKNIIGKKAADLIKNGDIVFLDAGSTTECIVKHLFDKKNLKVVTNGFTHIPELVKLGIETYLLGGKIKMCTGAVVGATAMFTLKNYNFDIVFIGANAVDENGYSTPDPEEVLVKSEAVKRGKKVYFLCDRTKFNKKAFINFATLADGILLTNGDIPENIKKKMEE, from the coding sequence GTGTTAAATATAGAAAGATATAATATTATATTAGAACTTATAGAAAAAAGGAAAAATATAAAGTTAAATGAAATAGTTGAAGAATTAAATATATCAGAAGCCACAGCAAGAAGAGATCTAAATTATTTAGAACAAGAAGGAAAAATAAAAAGAGTTCATGGAGGAGCTATTTTAGTAGAGACTCAAGAAGAAAGTTTAGATTATAAAAAGTTAATAAATTATACAGAGAAAAATATAATAGGAAAAAAAGCAGCAGATCTTATAAAAAATGGAGATATTGTATTTTTAGATGCAGGAAGTACTACAGAATGTATAGTAAAACATCTTTTTGATAAAAAGAATTTAAAAGTTGTAACAAATGGTTTTACACATATTCCAGAGTTAGTAAAATTAGGAATAGAGACCTATTTATTAGGCGGAAAAATTAAGATGTGTACTGGTGCTGTAGTTGGAGCTACTGCTATGTTCACTCTTAAAAATTATAATTTTGATATTGTGTTTATTGGGGCAAATGCTGTAGATGAAAATGGATATTCAACACCTGATCCAGAAGAAGTATTAGTAAAATCAGAAGCTGTAAAAAGAGGTAAAAAAGTTTATTTTTTATGTGATAGAACAAAGTTTAACAAAAAAGCATTTATCAATTTTGCAACTTTAGCTGATGGAATTCTCTTAACTAATGGAGATATTCCAGAAAATATTAAAAAGAAGATGGAGGAATAA
- the kdsA gene encoding 3-deoxy-8-phosphooctulonate synthase, producing the protein MIEEVKVVKVGDKVEIGGNKRFALIAGPCVIESEEMVMDIAGKIKDICDRLGIQYIFKASFDKANRSSIHSFRGPGLEKGLEILKKVKETYNIPVITDVHETHQCKKVAKVVDILQIPAFLCRQTDLLIAAAETGLPVNIKKGQFLAPWDMKNVVTKMEESNNRNILLCERGSTFGYNNMVVDMRSFLEMRKFGYPVVFDVTHAVQRPGGLGTATSGDREYVFPLMRAGLAIGVDAVFAEVHPNPNEAKSDGPNMLYLSDLEEILKVAVKIDDLVKGR; encoded by the coding sequence GTGATTGAAGAAGTAAAAGTTGTAAAAGTAGGAGATAAAGTTGAAATTGGTGGAAACAAAAGATTTGCACTAATAGCTGGACCATGTGTTATTGAATCTGAAGAGATGGTAATGGATATAGCTGGAAAAATAAAAGATATCTGTGATAGACTTGGAATTCAGTATATATTTAAAGCATCTTTTGATAAAGCAAACAGATCTTCAATTCACTCATTTAGAGGGCCTGGATTAGAAAAAGGGCTTGAAATATTAAAGAAAGTAAAAGAAACTTATAATATTCCTGTAATTACAGATGTTCATGAAACACATCAATGTAAAAAAGTTGCAAAAGTTGTAGATATATTACAAATACCTGCATTTTTATGTAGACAGACAGATTTACTTATTGCAGCAGCAGAAACAGGACTACCTGTAAATATTAAAAAAGGTCAATTTTTAGCACCTTGGGATATGAAAAATGTAGTTACTAAAATGGAAGAAAGTAACAATAGAAATATACTTTTATGTGAAAGAGGAAGTACATTTGGATATAATAATATGGTAGTTGATATGAGATCATTTTTAGAAATGAGAAAATTTGGATATCCAGTTGTATTTGATGTAACTCATGCAGTACAAAGACCAGGAGGATTAGGAACAGCAACTTCTGGAGATAGAGAATATGTTTTTCCATTAATGAGAGCAGGACTTGCAATAGGAGTAGATGCAGTATTTGCAGAAGTACATCCAAATCCAAATGAGGCAAAATCAGATGGACCTAATATGTTATATCTTTCTGATTTAGAAGAAATATTAAAAGTTGCTGTAAAAATAGACGATCTTGTAAAAGGGAGATAG
- the pepD gene encoding beta-Ala-His dipeptidase, which translates to MKEERYKTLDDLKKHPVFYNFLQICKIPHQTFHEKELSDYLVKWATNLGLEVKQDSKFNLLIRKPASMGNEGKKPIILQAHIDMVCEKKPDVIHDFKKDPIPVQLDGDILSTGNKTTLGADDGIGTAMAMAILEAKNLKHPPIDVIFTTSEEEDMSGALNVDKSWFHTNRLINLDNSFDNEMITGSAGGKGAELKVPLTYEDSNSTYVTYKIIVDNLTGGHSGEDIDKGRGNAIIILARCLDYLRTYFKFNIVDIEGGNFRLAIPREAHTTIAFSKEYLGIFKEKINIFISEIKNVFETSEKNIQIKFLEHKYEDKILSLKSTNNIIDGIILSPNGILQMISNLGVVESSCNLGEIYIKDNNLFMVTEIRAIYESNREFIYKQILLVGDIIGGEVRDFSPYPSWTYKVHSNLRTLANRIYLEMFNHNIKNLVLHAGLECGCFTTKVNDLDAISIGPNTKDLHSPYESLSVSSTQKIYNYLIKILETLD; encoded by the coding sequence TTGAAAGAAGAACGGTACAAAACTCTTGATGATTTAAAGAAACACCCAGTATTTTATAACTTTTTACAAATTTGTAAAATTCCTCATCAAACATTTCATGAAAAGGAGTTGAGTGATTATTTAGTTAAATGGGCTACTAATTTAGGGTTAGAAGTAAAACAAGATAGCAAATTTAATCTACTCATAAGAAAACCAGCTTCCATGGGAAATGAAGGGAAAAAACCTATTATTTTACAAGCACATATTGATATGGTATGTGAAAAAAAACCTGATGTTATACATGACTTCAAAAAAGATCCTATTCCAGTTCAATTAGATGGTGATATATTATCTACTGGAAATAAAACTACATTAGGTGCAGATGATGGAATTGGTACTGCTATGGCTATGGCAATACTAGAAGCAAAAAACTTAAAACATCCACCTATTGATGTTATTTTTACAACTTCTGAAGAGGAAGATATGAGTGGGGCTCTAAATGTTGATAAATCATGGTTTCACACCAATAGATTGATCAATCTTGATAACTCTTTTGATAATGAAATGATAACAGGTAGTGCAGGTGGTAAAGGAGCTGAATTAAAAGTTCCTCTTACATATGAAGATAGTAACTCTACATATGTAACTTATAAAATTATTGTTGATAATTTAACAGGTGGACATTCTGGAGAAGATATAGATAAAGGACGAGGTAATGCTATTATAATTCTTGCAAGATGTCTTGATTATCTACGAACATATTTTAAATTTAACATTGTAGATATAGAAGGTGGAAATTTTAGGTTAGCAATACCTAGAGAAGCACATACTACAATAGCTTTTTCAAAAGAATATTTAGGGATATTTAAAGAAAAAATAAATATATTTATAAGTGAAATAAAAAATGTATTTGAAACTTCTGAAAAGAACATACAAATTAAATTTTTAGAACATAAATATGAAGATAAAATTCTTTCACTTAAATCCACAAATAATATTATTGATGGTATTATTCTCTCGCCAAATGGCATTTTACAAATGATTAGCAACTTAGGGGTAGTTGAAAGTTCATGTAATTTAGGTGAAATATATATCAAAGATAATAATTTATTTATGGTAACAGAAATTAGGGCAATATACGAATCTAATAGGGAATTTATTTACAAACAAATATTACTAGTAGGAGATATAATTGGTGGAGAAGTTAGGGATTTTTCACCATATCCAAGTTGGACCTACAAAGTACACTCAAATTTACGGACATTGGCAAACAGAATATATTTAGAAATGTTTAATCATAACATAAAAAACCTGGTGCTACATGCAGGTTTAGAATGCGGTTGTTTCACTACAAAAGTTAATGATTTAGATGCTATTTCTATAGGACCAAACACTAAAGATCTACACTCACCATATGAATCACTTAGTGTTTCATCTACACAAAAAATTTATAACTATCTAATCAAAATACTTGAAACATTAGACTAA
- a CDS encoding KpsF/GutQ family sugar-phosphate isomerase, giving the protein MEFNEVDYARSVFDAEIEELQRVRDHLNGSIKDVANLILKSKGKVVVTGIGKSGLIGKKIAATLASTGTHAIFMNSAEGLHGDLGMICSEDVVLAISNSGNSDEIVSLLPSIEKIGASVVAMTGNRNSKLGKAADYILDIGVTKEGCPINLAPMSSTTSTLVMGDALAAILIKRRDFKPENFAVYHPGGSLGKRLLMKVKDIMKKGDEIPLCDKESSINDVIMTMTEKSLGAVCVMNSDLMVGIITEGDIRRALSRKEEFFNLKAKDIMTRNYTKTDENSMAIDALALMENRDSQISILPVMNGLKLVGMVRVHDLLNVVGR; this is encoded by the coding sequence ATGGAATTTAATGAAGTGGATTATGCAAGAAGTGTATTTGATGCTGAAATAGAAGAGTTACAAAGAGTTAGAGATCATCTAAATGGAAGTATAAAAGATGTAGCAAATTTGATTTTAAAATCAAAAGGTAAAGTAGTTGTTACTGGAATAGGAAAATCAGGACTTATTGGTAAAAAAATAGCAGCAACATTAGCTTCTACAGGAACTCATGCAATTTTTATGAACTCAGCAGAAGGACTTCATGGAGATTTAGGTATGATTTGCTCTGAAGATGTGGTGTTAGCAATATCAAATAGTGGAAATAGTGATGAAATAGTATCTTTATTACCTTCAATTGAAAAAATCGGTGCTTCAGTGGTAGCAATGACAGGTAATAGAAATTCAAAACTTGGAAAAGCAGCAGATTATATATTAGATATAGGTGTAACAAAAGAAGGTTGCCCTATAAATCTTGCTCCAATGTCATCAACAACAAGTACTCTTGTTATGGGAGATGCATTAGCTGCAATTTTAATAAAAAGAAGAGATTTCAAACCTGAAAATTTTGCTGTTTATCATCCAGGAGGAAGTTTGGGAAAAAGACTTCTTATGAAAGTAAAAGATATTATGAAAAAAGGTGATGAAATTCCTTTATGTGATAAGGAAAGTTCTATAAATGATGTTATTATGACTATGACAGAAAAAAGTTTAGGAGCAGTGTGTGTTATGAACTCTGATCTTATGGTAGGGATAATAACTGAAGGTGATATAAGAAGAGCTCTTAGTAGAAAAGAGGAATTTTTTAACTTAAAAGCTAAAGATATTATGACAAGAAATTATACTAAAACTGATGAAAATAGTATGGCTATTGATGCGTTAGCTTTAATGGAAAATAGAGATAGTCAAATTTCTATTTTACCAGTTATGAATGGATTAAAACTTGTTGGAATGGTAAGAGTTCACGATCTTTTAAATGTAGTAGGAAGATAG
- a CDS encoding UDP-N-acetylmuramoyl-L-alanyl-D-glutamate--2,6-diaminopimelate ligase, with product MRNFLIGVEHKILKEAHNTQEYTGIEYDSRKIQRGNIFAALEGSVVDGHNYIEQAVKNGATCILISKEVEMKFPVDYILVKDLRKHLGLIASNFYEWPQKKLKIIGITGTNGKTTSTYLLESILGSENTARIGTVEYKVGNEIIEAANTTPESLDIVKICKKAVEKQIPYLVMEVSSHALELGRVSMLEFDAVSFTNLTLDHLDYHKTMENYFLAKRKLFTMLKKGCEKNCVMNIDDPYGKRLYEEFGGYSYALDQKADITGKILEFHTDGQLVEIAVKEDVQRLKLAILGRYNLYNVLGVLGTALQLGIKENVILDRIKNLKGAPGRFELINCKQDFIVVVDYAHTGDALENILKSINELKKGKIITVFGCGGDRDPSKRPIMGEIATRLSDTAILTSDNPRTEDPHNIIENVLAGMKTENYIVEEDREKAIVKAIELANTNDIVLIAGKGHETYQILGRHKIHFDDREIARREIVRKRNKI from the coding sequence ATGAGAAATTTTTTAATTGGAGTAGAGCATAAAATTTTAAAAGAAGCTCATAATACACAAGAGTATACTGGAATAGAATATGATTCGAGAAAAATCCAAAGAGGAAATATATTTGCAGCTCTTGAAGGAAGTGTAGTAGACGGACATAACTATATAGAGCAAGCAGTAAAAAATGGAGCAACTTGTATACTTATATCCAAAGAAGTAGAAATGAAATTTCCAGTTGACTATATTTTAGTTAAAGACTTGAGAAAACATTTAGGACTTATAGCTTCTAATTTTTATGAGTGGCCTCAAAAAAAATTAAAAATTATTGGAATTACCGGAACTAATGGAAAGACAACATCTACATATCTTTTAGAATCTATACTTGGAAGTGAAAATACTGCAAGAATAGGAACAGTAGAATATAAAGTTGGAAATGAAATAATAGAAGCTGCAAATACAACACCAGAATCTTTAGATATAGTAAAGATATGTAAAAAAGCAGTAGAAAAACAAATTCCTTATTTAGTTATGGAAGTAAGTTCTCATGCTTTAGAATTAGGTAGAGTTTCGATGCTTGAATTTGATGCAGTATCTTTTACTAATTTGACTCTAGATCATTTAGATTACCACAAAACAATGGAAAACTATTTTCTAGCAAAGAGAAAACTTTTTACAATGTTAAAAAAGGGTTGTGAAAAGAACTGTGTTATGAATATTGATGATCCATATGGTAAGAGACTATACGAAGAATTTGGTGGATATTCATATGCTTTAGATCAAAAAGCAGATATAACAGGAAAAATACTAGAATTTCATACAGATGGTCAATTAGTAGAAATAGCAGTAAAAGAAGATGTTCAAAGATTAAAACTTGCTATTTTAGGAAGATATAATTTGTACAATGTGTTAGGTGTATTAGGAACAGCTTTACAATTGGGTATAAAAGAAAATGTAATTTTAGATAGAATAAAAAATTTAAAAGGTGCTCCAGGAAGATTTGAGCTTATAAATTGCAAACAAGATTTTATAGTTGTAGTTGATTATGCTCATACAGGAGATGCCTTAGAAAATATTTTAAAAAGTATAAATGAACTTAAAAAAGGCAAAATAATTACTGTTTTTGGTTGTGGTGGAGATAGGGATCCAAGCAAAAGACCAATAATGGGAGAAATAGCAACAAGACTTAGCGATACTGCAATTTTAACTTCAGATAATCCTAGAACTGAAGATCCTCACAATATTATTGAGAATGTTTTAGCTGGAATGAAGACTGAAAATTATATTGTAGAAGAAGATAGAGAAAAAGCAATAGTAAAAGCTATTGAACTTGCAAATACAAATGATATTGTTTTAATAGCTGGTAAAGGACATGAAACTTACCAAATATTAGGAAGACATAAAATTCATTTTGATGACAGAGAGATTGCAAGAAGAGAGATAGTTAGAAAAAGAAATAAGATTTAG
- a CDS encoding PTS fructose transporter subunit IIABC has protein sequence MIEQMLTKDCIKLDLKGKTKSEIIDEMVDVLYSAGKLNDKEEYKKAILAREAQSSTGLEEGIAIPHAKTSAVKIPSIAFGLSKEGVDYNSLDGEPSKIFFMIAAPANASDTHIEVLSKLTTILLEDEVREKLLSAKTPEDVLNILGTGVDKKEEEEVKGAQVLAVTACPTGIAHTYMAADALIKKAKEMGVTIKVETNGSTGVKNLLTDEDIKNAKGIIVAADKNVEMARFEGKHVDIVPVKEGIKNPEGLIKTALAQTAPIYHADTDEMKTTTKKEKTGFYKHLMSGVSNMLPFVVGGGILIAISFMFGIKSADPNDPSFNKIAKLLMDIGGGNAFFLMVPVMAGFIGMSIADRPGFAPAMVGGLISLNNGGGFLGGLVGGFLGGYSVVFLKKIFAKLPNSFEGLKPVLLYPLFGIFITGALMYGVIVDPIAGINTGLTSFLKSLGTGNLVLLGVILGGMMAIDMGGPINKAAFTFGIMMISAGDYAPHAAVMAGGMVPPLGIALATTFFKNKFTKEEREAGKTCYIMGLSFITEGAIPFAAADPIRVIPASVIGAAVAGGLSMFFKVQLPAPHGGIFVVPVVTHPVMYVISIIIGSLVTAIILGYIKKTVVNQ, from the coding sequence ATGATCGAACAAATGCTAACAAAAGATTGTATTAAGTTAGATTTAAAAGGAAAAACTAAATCAGAAATTATTGATGAGATGGTAGATGTACTATATAGTGCGGGGAAATTAAATGATAAGGAAGAGTATAAAAAGGCAATACTTGCAAGAGAAGCTCAAAGCTCAACAGGACTAGAAGAAGGAATAGCAATTCCACATGCAAAAACTTCAGCAGTTAAGATACCAAGCATAGCTTTTGGATTATCTAAAGAAGGAGTAGATTACAACTCTTTAGATGGAGAACCATCAAAAATATTCTTTATGATAGCTGCTCCAGCAAATGCTTCAGATACACATATAGAAGTATTATCAAAATTAACTACTATACTTTTAGAAGATGAAGTTAGAGAAAAATTATTATCAGCTAAGACTCCAGAGGATGTATTAAATATATTAGGTACTGGAGTAGATAAAAAAGAGGAAGAAGAAGTAAAAGGAGCTCAAGTTTTAGCAGTAACTGCATGTCCAACAGGAATAGCTCATACTTATATGGCAGCAGATGCTCTTATAAAAAAAGCTAAAGAAATGGGAGTTACAATTAAAGTTGAAACAAATGGATCAACTGGAGTTAAAAATTTATTAACAGATGAAGATATAAAAAATGCTAAAGGAATAATTGTAGCAGCAGATAAAAATGTAGAGATGGCAAGATTTGAAGGAAAACATGTGGATATAGTTCCAGTAAAAGAGGGAATAAAAAATCCCGAAGGTCTTATAAAAACAGCCTTAGCACAAACAGCACCAATTTACCATGCAGATACTGATGAGATGAAAACAACAACTAAAAAAGAGAAGACAGGTTTCTATAAACATTTGATGTCAGGTGTTTCAAATATGCTTCCATTTGTTGTAGGTGGAGGTATTTTAATAGCAATATCATTTATGTTTGGAATAAAATCAGCAGATCCTAATGATCCTAGTTTTAATAAAATTGCAAAATTACTTATGGATATAGGTGGTGGAAATGCATTTTTCTTAATGGTTCCAGTAATGGCAGGATTTATTGGAATGAGTATAGCAGATAGACCTGGATTTGCTCCAGCAATGGTTGGAGGACTTATTTCTTTAAATAATGGTGGAGGATTTTTAGGAGGACTAGTTGGAGGATTTTTAGGAGGATACTCGGTAGTATTTTTAAAGAAAATATTTGCTAAACTTCCAAATAGTTTTGAAGGATTAAAGCCAGTATTATTATATCCATTATTTGGTATCTTTATTACAGGGGCTTTAATGTATGGTGTAATAGTTGATCCAATAGCAGGAATAAATACTGGACTTACTTCATTTTTAAAATCTTTAGGAACAGGAAATTTAGTATTATTAGGTGTGATCTTAGGTGGAATGATGGCAATTGATATGGGAGGACCTATCAACAAAGCAGCTTTTACATTTGGTATTATGATGATATCAGCAGGAGATTATGCACCACATGCAGCTGTAATGGCAGGAGGTATGGTTCCGCCTTTAGGAATTGCTCTTGCTACAACATTTTTTAAAAATAAATTTACAAAAGAAGAAAGAGAAGCAGGAAAAACTTGTTATATCATGGGACTTTCATTTATTACAGAAGGAGCTATTCCTTTTGCGGCAGCAGATCCAATAAGAGTTATTCCAGCATCAGTTATAGGAGCAGCAGTAGCAGGTGGACTTTCAATGTTTTTTAAAGTGCAATTGCCAGCACCTCATGGTGGAATATTTGTTGTTCCTGTAGTGACTCATCCAGTTATGTATGTAATTTCAATCATAATTGGTTCACTAGTTACAGCTATAATTTTAGGTTATATAAAAAAAACAGTAGTTAATCAATAA
- a CDS encoding uracil-DNA glycosylase: protein MVNLGNDWDEILKDEFSKEYYKHLRQILIKEYKTQIIYPKMENIFSALKLTSYRDTKVLILGQDPYHGPNQAHGLAFSVNPGIKTPPSLLNMYKEIKAEYGYDIPNNGYLIPWAKQGILLLNTALTVRDGQANSHAKIGWEIFTDNIIHYLNKREDPVIFVLWGNNARKKKDFIDKSRHYILEAAHPSPLSASRGFFGCGHFRKINEILSKLGKTEINWEIPKL from the coding sequence ATGGTAAACTTAGGAAATGACTGGGACGAAATTTTAAAAGATGAATTTTCAAAAGAATATTATAAACATTTAAGACAAATTCTTATAAAGGAATATAAAACTCAGATCATTTATCCAAAGATGGAAAATATATTTTCTGCCTTAAAATTAACAAGCTATAGGGATACTAAGGTATTAATATTAGGTCAAGACCCATATCATGGACCAAATCAAGCACATGGACTTGCTTTTTCAGTAAATCCAGGAATAAAGACTCCACCATCTCTTTTAAATATGTATAAAGAGATAAAAGCAGAATATGGGTATGATATTCCAAATAATGGATATTTAATACCTTGGGCAAAACAAGGAATTCTACTTTTAAATACAGCATTAACAGTGAGAGATGGACAAGCAAATTCCCACGCAAAAATAGGTTGGGAAATTTTTACAGATAATATAATTCATTATTTAAATAAAAGAGAAGATCCAGTAATATTTGTGTTGTGGGGAAATAATGCCAGAAAGAAAAAAGATTTTATAGATAAAAGTCGTCATTATATATTAGAGGCAGCTCATCCTAGTCCACTTTCAGCAAGTAGAGGATTCTTTGGTTGTGGACATTTTAGAAAAATTAATGAAATACTTTCTAAATTAGGAAAAACAGAAATAAATTGGGAAATTCCTAAGCTATGA
- the pfkB gene encoding 1-phosphofructokinase — protein sequence MIYTVTLNPAVDYYITMKEFKEGGLNSVTNGYTLAGGKGINVSKVLKNCGIDSTALGFVGGFTGDYIKKDLKTYGIIENFVELQNDTRINIKLKTDETESEIAGFSPEINEKDYNKFMESLKNISEGDMLILSGSVPKSLKETIYADIIESVPARVKIVLDTRGEPFKYALEKGVFLVKPNHVELEEFFNEKYNSLEEIINAGEKLRKLGSENVIISMGKDGSILITSNGYYIGNVPKGKLVSSVGAGDSMVAGTLYGLSKDMPIEKAYKYGIGAGSATAFKSGLANLEDIENLLDDINITGKK from the coding sequence ATGATTTACACAGTTACTTTGAATCCAGCAGTGGACTATTACATAACTATGAAAGAGTTTAAAGAAGGTGGATTAAACTCAGTTACAAATGGTTATACATTAGCAGGTGGCAAGGGTATTAATGTATCAAAAGTATTAAAAAATTGTGGTATAGACAGTACGGCTCTTGGGTTTGTTGGTGGATTTACAGGAGATTATATAAAAAAAGATTTAAAAACATACGGTATTATAGAAAATTTTGTAGAGTTACAAAATGATACAAGAATAAATATAAAATTAAAAACAGATGAAACAGAAAGTGAAATAGCTGGTTTTTCACCAGAAATAAACGAAAAAGATTATAATAAATTTATGGAAAGTTTAAAAAACATATCTGAAGGAGATATGCTTATATTATCTGGAAGTGTACCAAAATCATTAAAAGAAACAATTTATGCTGATATTATAGAAAGTGTACCAGCCAGAGTAAAAATAGTGTTAGATACTAGAGGAGAACCTTTTAAATACGCATTAGAAAAAGGAGTGTTTTTAGTAAAGCCTAACCATGTAGAGTTAGAAGAATTTTTTAATGAAAAGTACAATAGTCTAGAAGAAATAATAAATGCAGGAGAAAAGTTAAGAAAACTAGGAAGTGAAAATGTAATTATTTCAATGGGAAAAGATGGCTCAATACTTATAACTTCTAATGGCTACTATATAGGTAATGTTCCAAAAGGTAAATTAGTTAGTTCTGTAGGAGCTGGCGACTCAATGGTTGCAGGAACTTTATATGGATTAAGTAAAGATATGCCAATAGAAAAAGCATATAAATATGGAATAGGAGCAGGTAGTGCAACCGCATTTAAAAGTGGACTGGCTAATCTAGAGGACATAGAAAATTTATTGGATGATATAAATATAACAGGGAAAAAATAG
- a CDS encoding DMT family transporter: MNNTKNAYFLIIAAVITWSLSGILVKSVEAGPLWISLIRSLGGGIFLLPYVFKERIYPAKYVLSGSIFMAIFILSLTITTRISSAAMAISMQYTAPMYVIAYSFYTNKKIEISKLIVFILIFIGILLNTFTTLENSNILAIVSGIITGLSFVFYSYSLQKVSHGNLLGIVSLINIGSAIIYAILLIFNHSAPPTSLKEIGIITISGIFISGISYALYGAGLRKVPMEKALILCLAEPILNPIWVYLGKGEIPHTYTIIGLFFILIGAVIDILFNKDKN, translated from the coding sequence ATGAATAATACAAAAAATGCTTATTTTCTAATAATAGCTGCAGTAATTACTTGGAGTTTAAGTGGAATATTGGTAAAATCAGTTGAAGCAGGTCCGCTTTGGATCTCTTTAATAAGAAGTTTAGGTGGCGGGATTTTTCTTCTTCCTTATGTTTTTAAAGAAAGAATATATCCTGCAAAATATGTGCTTTCAGGAAGTATATTTATGGCAATATTTATTTTATCACTGACTATTACAACTAGAATTTCTAGTGCAGCCATGGCAATATCAATGCAATATACTGCTCCAATGTACGTAATAGCTTATTCTTTTTATACAAACAAAAAAATTGAAATAAGTAAATTAATAGTTTTTATTTTAATATTTATTGGAATTTTACTTAATACATTTACTACTTTAGAAAACTCAAATATTTTAGCCATTGTAAGTGGAATAATAACAGGATTATCATTTGTTTTTTATTCTTATAGTCTACAAAAAGTTTCACATGGAAATCTTTTAGGAATAGTTTCACTTATCAATATTGGTTCAGCAATAATTTATGCTATTTTACTTATTTTTAATCACAGTGCACCACCTACTTCTTTAAAAGAAATAGGAATTATCACAATTTCTGGTATATTTATTTCTGGAATTTCTTATGCTTTATATGGAGCTGGACTTAGAAAAGTTCCAATGGAAAAAGCTTTAATTTTATGCTTAGCAGAACCTATATTAAATCCTATATGGGTTTATTTAGGAAAAGGTGAAATTCCTCACACATATACAATAATTGGATTATTCTTTATATTGATAGGTGCCGTAATAGATATACTTTTTAATAAAGATAAAAATTAG
- a CDS encoding complement resistance protein TraT, whose product MKKLLLLALTLMILAFTGCSALDTAVKKRNLETQTKMSETIWLNPQLIGDKTIFVQIKNTSTSNIDLENHIKNILTEKGYKIVSTPKNANYWLQVNVLNVGKMDLKDSEAALTGLTGAGIGATLGAYNTGSANAAVGWGIVGGIAGVVADAMVSDNYYTMITDILVSEKTPDKVKNAAVNATTQGTRGVNITKSQNTNNMNKYQTRVVSTANQVNLKLNEAEPKLEAELLKVISNIF is encoded by the coding sequence ATGAAAAAACTTTTATTACTGGCTTTAACACTGATGATCTTAGCATTTACTGGTTGTTCTGCACTAGATACAGCAGTAAAGAAAAGAAATTTAGAAACACAAACAAAAATGTCTGAGACTATTTGGTTAAATCCACAACTTATTGGAGATAAAACTATATTCGTACAGATAAAAAATACTTCAACATCAAATATAGATCTTGAAAATCATATCAAAAATATACTTACAGAAAAAGGATATAAAATAGTGAGTACACCTAAAAATGCTAACTATTGGTTACAAGTAAATGTATTAAATGTTGGAAAAATGGATTTAAAAGATTCTGAAGCTGCTTTAACTGGACTTACAGGAGCAGGAATTGGAGCTACATTAGGAGCTTATAATACAGGGTCTGCTAATGCAGCAGTTGGTTGGGGAATTGTTGGTGGAATAGCAGGAGTAGTAGCTGATGCTATGGTTTCTGACAATTACTATACAATGATAACAGATATATTAGTGAGTGAAAAAACACCTGATAAAGTAAAGAATGCTGCAGTTAATGCAACAACACAAGGAACAAGAGGTGTAAATATAACAAAATCTCAAAACACTAATAATATGAATAAATACCAAACAAGAGTAGTGAGTACAGCAAATCAAGTAAATTTAAAGCTTAATGAAGCTGAACCAAAATTAGAAGCAGAATTATTAAAAGTTATAAGTAATATATTTTAA